A genomic window from Luteolibacter sp. LG18 includes:
- a CDS encoding biopolymer transporter ExbD: MVKRRVRLKRSGGMSMWPHAMFGGGLIGLVAWAQAMSFVAETMPVLPQEYALTVRLPCACCPGHEEPDVEFDIRVEEDGSICVADEPVEREGSELLDTLRGIGETFERPACLVMMSDSVSYQRMIDVLDALKAAGITDVALISLDAAEVVSRRRFEPPVALLPMAPFPR, encoded by the coding sequence ATGGTGAAGCGACGAGTTCGATTGAAACGGAGCGGCGGCATGTCGATGTGGCCTCACGCGATGTTCGGTGGAGGCTTGATCGGGCTGGTGGCTTGGGCGCAAGCGATGTCGTTCGTCGCGGAGACAATGCCGGTGCTGCCCCAAGAGTATGCCCTGACCGTGCGTTTGCCTTGTGCTTGTTGTCCCGGGCATGAGGAGCCGGATGTTGAGTTCGATATCAGGGTCGAGGAGGATGGCTCCATCTGCGTCGCGGATGAACCCGTCGAGCGGGAGGGATCCGAGTTGCTCGATACCTTGCGGGGGATCGGAGAGACCTTCGAACGGCCTGCGTGCTTGGTAATGATGTCTGACAGTGTCAGCTACCAGCGGATGATCGATGTTCTCGATGCGCTCAAGGCGGCGGGGATCACGGATGTAGCCCTGATTTCGCTGGATGCTGCGGAAGTGGTTTCCCGCAGGCGGTTTGAGCCGCCGGTGGCGCTGCTGCCGATGGCTCCATTCCCGAGGTGA
- the hpt gene encoding hypoxanthine phosphoribosyltransferase — MRGDIERILIDEEIIEKRLDVMAAEIERDFPQGNLLVIILLKGALVFAADLLRRVPRQLELECLNVSSYHGGTESSGVVNFLDRSFPEVRGRHVLLLDDILDTGRTLHAVAERLRTEGAEAVHTCVLLAKERPREEEVNADYTGFVIGDEFVVGYGLDYQGRYRNLPFVGVLTLDAIERGGA; from the coding sequence ATGCGCGGAGACATCGAACGGATTCTGATCGACGAGGAGATCATCGAGAAACGGCTCGATGTGATGGCGGCGGAGATCGAGCGGGATTTTCCGCAGGGGAACCTGCTGGTGATCATCCTGCTGAAGGGCGCGCTGGTGTTCGCGGCGGATCTGCTGCGGCGGGTGCCGCGCCAGCTTGAGCTTGAGTGCCTCAATGTCTCCAGCTACCACGGGGGCACGGAGAGTTCCGGCGTGGTGAACTTCCTAGACCGTTCGTTTCCGGAGGTCAGGGGGCGGCACGTGTTGCTGCTGGATGACATCCTGGACACGGGCCGCACGCTTCATGCGGTGGCGGAACGTCTTAGGACTGAAGGTGCGGAGGCGGTTCACACCTGTGTGCTGCTGGCGAAGGAGCGCCCGCGTGAAGAGGAGGTGAACGCCGATTACACGGGCTTCGTGATCGGGGACGAGTTCGTGGTCGGCTACGGGCTGGATTACCAGGGACGCTACCGGAACCTCCCGTTCGTGGGGGTCCTCACGCTTGACGCTATCGAGCGGGGTGGTGCGTGA
- a CDS encoding Calx-beta domain-containing protein, translating to MAEEFGAWALAKARQPDMQPIAAFGGWIERWQAASPDERKALVAEGARLAAERREEFKALIATDPRRALEEAVPRVVRQELPKAIVDSLETPVSAKGDYNVYMGTPAPGLEAPAEPLTLRYFESDGVSYKARVFGQMDTVMSKPKIPLHGVAVDREFAVAESPLRQLEVGEIVPAGTTVQSTCPVSGKTTTAVSSGEKVDSDTPTVEVGGDYITLCNGSHVTVLDDAYRTAVQASGPGGASSFVAAYPGASAKSIGDFHCLYIRVTYPDQMVAPNTEDTAYADMANNARYYLESSYGKMTQTSVFTPVIVMPHTMRWYLDKDGEVDGLGLVHSDARAEAKKLGYDSAQFTCTIVRVNGGPKLSGTSWGGGNSVWITWNGMDVLNHECGHSLGRNHANFWSTSDGTAYGNGSNSEYGNSFDVMGGAYGFSAHYNAYSKRALSWLPDSYVNLPKGNGVYRIYAYDQPQLEEGKRYGLAVAKDSIRGYNLEFHPARGGLLAESALVLYNGMGSNAGHLLDTTPGSPGGKGDGGIAVGRTYSDFESDQHFTVLSKNATTPVSLDIAYNRGPFPGNVAPTATLATSGTTISVGGSVTFTATASDANGDALAYQWDFSDGVGGTNSASFTRTFSAAAQITAQLTVSDMKGGTVRRSVVVNVGSHGKQAITGTVTAGGSPLAGVLITGNGKYCYTDADGTYTLAGVATGSQTLAASLPGYTFTPSTANPYTVVAGTNTVDWTAAASAFVTLAKVADATEGGSSGTFRFTRTGDTSADMVVRVSPVGGTAVKTTDYTFSPDYVADGSYKSFTIPAGSATLDVTVAAVNDTAAEGPETITLQLASNGNYISNTGNAVVMTVVDNDTSLPQVAVTAPDPFATEDSGGTDTGSFTFTRTGATTSALNLTVAWSGGATNGTDYSTLSTTVTIPSGQSSVNVTVTPTNDSAIEGPEDVIATISANAAYVLDASATTSTVTITDDDTPVVTVTVPDANASESGPDSGMFLITRTGSTAADLKVYYGLSGGALQGVDYAPLSGEVVIPAGSSTAAVVVTPYNDANGEQSETVTLAVTTFDNDYSVGSPFQGTVTITDNNDPPLVTVRSTSAGTEGGSDTSVVFRAIGSGTGNITVNYTVSGTATAGSDYTALSGSVSVPANGANEVSVPIDIIDDGSAEPTETVVVTITPNTAYTVYNESTATALIRDNDSGGERVMVSNYNTSAAEGGSTGTFYFSRAGTTGALTVNYTLSGSATNGTDYTSLSGSVVIPDGEQGVNVVVTPTDDATAEGTETVIATVASGTGYSVDVPASATIEIADNDTSAVTVGFQTATMQTSEQPGGLGEYRDIPVTLSASSAGTITVNYIASGGTASGDDVDWSFADAANGNAFLPTGTLTFAPGVTSQNIRIRVKNDGVTEVPETAVIELRAPNGASLTTNLNKIAVLIYDDTAPPVVLEERWSGSTAYNTNTWTAAPSYSGFLYGFTPAQGVGDSYSRRLVGQIVAPATGTYNFWIASDDGSRLYLSTDSTAANKSQIASLSTYTSFQNWDANTSQKSANITLTAGQSYYMEVQHLEGSGGDHVSVAWQGPGFSRVPIAFTLPDTAPPTVRLALASSTRLETDGSEPMLFASLDRPAGSTAVTVNYAASGTATNGSDYLLTSGTLTFNAGEQTKAIPLTLLTDAVNEAPETIVVTLSSPSGASLATPSSHTITLLDANAPVVTAASFNANASQPAATVIGTVTATPASGRSIASWSIQSGNTSSVFAINSSGQMSLAAPGSLTVPGTAYTLVVRATDNLGAASDGTVTVTVQPGNGTWTNLSGGSWSTTGNWSGGLVATGVGGTADFSTLNITADATVTLDGARTIGNLVFNDTTASHNWVLNTGSGGPLTLDVTSGTPTITVTNQTATLGVALAGSEGWAKVGAGKLTLTGTNTVTGGVNLNGSGLVTLGGTNAANTWTVTNGQYTAGVLLNSNSTLASGSTLNTSSNTSFPVGLGVANGVTAGGGSTINFNGASGRAVYNLGTSSVLAANTVNTGTNPLQIVVGSGSQITGNIDLGGGQLNIRNDFTPITGVTKNNTGVFTISGNISGTNASGINTPNTFTGTYVLSGANDFTGTTAVSGYTLSFNSVKNVGGGASALGAPTTVAAGTIAIGSSTTGGTIVYTGTGHTSDRVINLAGTTGGAIVDQSGTGLLKFSGGVTATGAGVKTLTLRGSTAGTGEIGGTIADSTSATAVTKSGTGAWTLSGANTYTGATTVSAGTLFVTGSVAGSTSVASGATLGGTGTLNGAVSVASGGTLAPGVGTTGTLTVNNTLSLAGGTLMEVSKSGATLANDKVTGVSTLTCGGTLTVTNVGPDALAAGNTFQLFSATTYSGTFTTVTLPTLTGGLLWNTSKLYVTGTISVNTPPTFTSDPINGGSVAQSDAYTGTLATVANDPDAGDTLTFTKVSGPGWLSVASNGALSGTPASGDVGSNAFSVKVSDALGTYATATLNITVTSLLPGYTAADIGTTGITGSSSYSGGVHTISGGGADIWGTADAFQFAYQSYTGDFDIRARVASQTATHTSCKAGVMIRDSLAANAVNAMMEITPSNDAIFQYRSSTGGSSSSVHGPATNTAPNNWVRLVRIGSSFTAFYSTDGTAWTPVGTTTLTMGSTVYTGLAVSSHVSGTLSTATFDNYATTAVDLPSPWVTADIGTTGLTGSAFRLNGVFQNTGAGVTGGTADGLRFTYQALTADGDITVRMPAFTNSGSSSRLGVMIRDTLSANSPHMFLGTDASGAFTWSYRTTSGGSTTTANSGTATAPNVWVRLSRSGSTITAHSSTDGSTWTNVGSVSITMSTNCYIGLATGSGTTTTLTTSSFDNVTVNP from the coding sequence ATGGCCGAGGAGTTCGGAGCCTGGGCGCTGGCGAAGGCGCGCCAGCCGGACATGCAGCCGATCGCGGCCTTCGGTGGCTGGATCGAGCGTTGGCAGGCGGCCTCGCCTGATGAGCGAAAGGCGCTCGTGGCGGAAGGTGCCCGGCTTGCTGCGGAACGCCGCGAGGAGTTCAAGGCGCTGATCGCCACCGACCCGCGGCGCGCGCTGGAGGAAGCCGTGCCGCGTGTGGTGCGGCAGGAGTTGCCGAAGGCGATCGTGGATTCGCTGGAGACGCCGGTTTCCGCGAAGGGGGACTACAACGTTTACATGGGGACTCCGGCACCGGGCCTGGAGGCTCCGGCGGAGCCGCTGACGCTGCGGTATTTCGAGTCGGATGGCGTGAGCTACAAGGCGCGCGTGTTCGGCCAGATGGACACGGTGATGTCGAAGCCGAAGATCCCGCTGCACGGGGTGGCGGTGGACCGGGAGTTCGCGGTGGCGGAAAGCCCGCTGCGCCAGCTCGAGGTCGGCGAGATCGTGCCCGCGGGGACAACGGTGCAATCGACCTGCCCGGTGTCCGGAAAGACCACGACCGCCGTATCCAGCGGCGAGAAGGTGGACTCGGACACGCCGACGGTGGAAGTCGGCGGGGACTACATCACGTTGTGCAACGGTTCGCACGTCACGGTGCTGGACGACGCCTACCGCACGGCGGTGCAGGCGAGCGGTCCGGGCGGTGCGTCGTCGTTTGTGGCGGCGTATCCGGGTGCGTCCGCGAAATCGATCGGTGACTTTCACTGCCTCTACATCCGGGTGACCTATCCGGACCAGATGGTGGCGCCGAACACGGAGGACACCGCGTATGCGGACATGGCGAACAACGCCCGCTATTATCTGGAGAGCTCGTATGGGAAAATGACCCAGACCAGCGTGTTCACACCGGTGATCGTGATGCCGCACACCATGCGCTGGTATCTCGACAAGGACGGCGAGGTGGACGGGCTGGGGCTGGTGCACAGCGACGCGCGGGCGGAGGCGAAGAAACTCGGCTACGACTCGGCGCAGTTCACCTGCACGATCGTGCGAGTGAACGGCGGGCCGAAGCTTTCCGGCACCTCCTGGGGTGGCGGCAACAGCGTGTGGATCACCTGGAACGGCATGGATGTGCTGAACCACGAGTGCGGCCACTCGCTCGGTCGCAACCACGCGAACTTCTGGAGCACCAGCGATGGCACGGCCTACGGCAATGGCAGCAACTCGGAGTATGGCAACAGCTTCGACGTGATGGGCGGTGCCTATGGTTTCAGCGCGCACTACAACGCCTATAGCAAGCGGGCTCTCTCCTGGCTGCCGGACAGCTACGTGAACCTGCCGAAGGGCAACGGGGTTTACCGCATTTACGCCTACGACCAACCGCAGCTTGAGGAAGGGAAACGCTACGGGCTTGCCGTGGCGAAGGACAGCATCCGCGGCTACAATCTCGAGTTTCACCCCGCGCGTGGCGGCCTGCTGGCGGAGAGCGCGCTGGTGCTCTACAATGGCATGGGCAGCAACGCCGGCCACCTGCTCGACACCACGCCGGGTTCGCCGGGTGGAAAGGGCGATGGCGGCATTGCCGTGGGACGCACCTATTCGGATTTCGAGTCCGACCAGCACTTCACCGTGCTCTCGAAGAACGCGACCACGCCGGTCTCGCTCGACATCGCCTACAACCGCGGACCGTTCCCGGGCAACGTGGCCCCGACCGCGACGCTGGCCACCTCCGGCACCACGATCTCGGTGGGCGGCAGCGTGACCTTCACCGCGACGGCTTCCGATGCGAACGGCGACGCGCTGGCCTACCAGTGGGACTTCAGCGATGGCGTGGGCGGCACGAACAGCGCCAGCTTCACCCGCACCTTCAGCGCGGCGGCACAGATCACCGCGCAGCTCACGGTTTCCGATATGAAGGGCGGCACCGTCCGCCGTTCGGTGGTGGTGAATGTCGGCTCGCACGGCAAGCAAGCCATCACCGGCACGGTCACCGCCGGTGGCAGCCCGTTGGCGGGGGTGCTCATCACTGGCAATGGCAAGTACTGCTACACGGATGCGGACGGCACCTATACCCTCGCGGGCGTGGCGACCGGATCGCAGACGCTCGCGGCGAGCCTGCCGGGCTACACCTTCACGCCTTCCACCGCGAATCCCTACACGGTGGTCGCGGGCACCAATACGGTTGATTGGACGGCCGCGGCCTCGGCGTTCGTGACGCTCGCGAAGGTGGCGGATGCCACCGAGGGCGGATCGAGCGGGACCTTCCGCTTCACCCGCACGGGGGATACCTCGGCGGACATGGTGGTGCGCGTGTCGCCGGTCGGTGGCACGGCGGTGAAGACCACCGACTACACGTTTTCGCCGGATTACGTGGCGGACGGTTCCTACAAGTCCTTCACGATCCCCGCGGGATCGGCCACGCTGGATGTCACGGTGGCCGCGGTGAACGACACCGCTGCGGAAGGCCCGGAAACGATCACGCTGCAGCTGGCCTCGAACGGCAACTATATCTCGAACACCGGCAACGCGGTGGTGATGACGGTGGTGGACAACGATACCTCGCTGCCGCAGGTGGCGGTGACCGCACCGGATCCGTTTGCCACGGAGGACTCCGGCGGCACGGACACCGGCTCCTTCACATTCACCCGCACGGGCGCCACGACCTCGGCGCTGAACCTCACGGTCGCATGGAGCGGCGGAGCCACCAATGGCACCGACTACAGCACGCTGTCGACGACGGTGACGATTCCCTCGGGCCAGAGCTCGGTGAATGTTACGGTGACCCCCACCAATGACAGCGCGATCGAGGGGCCGGAGGATGTGATCGCGACGATCAGCGCGAACGCGGCCTACGTGCTCGATGCTTCGGCGACCACTTCGACGGTGACGATCACGGACGACGACACGCCGGTGGTCACGGTGACCGTGCCGGATGCGAACGCGTCGGAGAGCGGTCCGGATTCCGGGATGTTCCTGATTACCCGCACCGGCAGTACGGCCGCGGATCTGAAGGTGTACTACGGCCTTTCCGGAGGCGCGCTGCAGGGCGTGGATTACGCGCCGCTTTCCGGCGAGGTGGTCATTCCGGCCGGCTCGTCCACGGCGGCGGTGGTGGTGACGCCGTACAACGATGCCAATGGCGAGCAGTCGGAAACCGTCACGCTGGCGGTGACCACGTTCGACAATGACTACAGCGTGGGATCGCCCTTCCAGGGAACCGTGACGATCACCGACAACAACGATCCGCCGCTGGTGACGGTGCGCTCCACTTCCGCGGGCACCGAGGGCGGTTCGGATACCTCGGTGGTGTTCCGTGCGATCGGCAGTGGCACGGGCAACATCACGGTGAACTACACCGTTTCGGGCACCGCCACCGCGGGAAGCGATTACACCGCGCTTTCCGGTTCGGTGTCCGTTCCCGCGAACGGCGCGAACGAGGTGAGCGTGCCGATCGACATCATCGACGATGGCAGCGCTGAGCCCACGGAAACGGTGGTGGTGACCATCACGCCGAACACGGCCTACACCGTTTACAACGAAAGCACCGCCACGGCGCTGATCCGCGACAACGACAGCGGCGGCGAACGGGTGATGGTTTCGAACTACAACACCTCCGCGGCGGAGGGCGGCAGCACCGGGACGTTCTACTTCTCGCGGGCCGGCACCACCGGCGCGCTGACGGTGAACTACACGCTGTCCGGATCGGCGACCAACGGCACGGACTACACCAGCCTGTCCGGCAGTGTCGTGATTCCGGATGGCGAGCAGGGCGTGAACGTGGTGGTGACTCCCACCGATGACGCGACCGCGGAGGGCACGGAGACGGTGATCGCCACCGTGGCCTCCGGCACCGGTTACAGCGTCGACGTTCCGGCTTCGGCGACGATCGAGATCGCGGACAACGACACGTCGGCTGTGACGGTTGGTTTCCAGACCGCGACGATGCAGACGAGCGAGCAACCGGGCGGCCTCGGCGAATACCGGGACATTCCGGTGACGCTCTCGGCCTCTTCGGCCGGCACCATCACGGTCAACTACATTGCGTCCGGCGGAACGGCTTCCGGGGATGATGTGGACTGGTCCTTCGCCGATGCGGCGAATGGCAACGCGTTCCTGCCCACGGGCACGCTGACGTTTGCTCCCGGCGTCACCAGCCAGAATATCCGTATCCGCGTGAAGAACGACGGCGTGACGGAAGTTCCGGAAACGGCGGTCATCGAACTGCGTGCACCGAACGGTGCCTCGCTCACTACGAACCTCAACAAGATAGCCGTGCTCATCTACGACGACACGGCTCCTCCGGTCGTGCTGGAAGAACGCTGGTCCGGCAGCACTGCCTACAACACGAACACGTGGACCGCGGCTCCCTCCTACAGCGGATTCCTTTACGGATTTACGCCCGCACAGGGAGTCGGTGATAGCTACTCGCGGCGTCTGGTTGGTCAGATCGTGGCTCCGGCGACGGGCACCTACAATTTCTGGATCGCGTCGGACGATGGCAGCCGTCTCTACCTGAGCACGGATTCCACGGCGGCGAACAAGAGCCAGATCGCGTCGCTTTCCACCTACACCTCGTTCCAGAACTGGGATGCGAACACCTCGCAGAAGTCGGCGAACATCACGCTGACGGCGGGGCAGTCCTACTACATGGAGGTGCAGCACCTGGAAGGCAGCGGCGGCGACCACGTCTCGGTGGCGTGGCAGGGGCCGGGTTTCAGCCGGGTCCCGATCGCGTTCACGCTGCCGGACACCGCGCCGCCCACGGTGCGCCTCGCGCTGGCGTCCAGCACCCGCCTGGAAACCGATGGCTCGGAGCCGATGCTCTTCGCCTCGCTCGACCGGCCCGCCGGATCGACGGCGGTGACGGTGAACTACGCGGCCTCCGGCACGGCGACGAATGGCAGCGACTACTTGCTCACCTCGGGCACGCTGACGTTCAACGCGGGCGAGCAGACGAAGGCGATCCCGCTGACGTTGCTCACCGACGCGGTGAATGAAGCGCCGGAAACGATCGTGGTCACGCTGTCGAGCCCGTCGGGCGCGTCGCTGGCCACGCCGTCCTCGCACACGATCACGCTGCTCGATGCGAACGCACCGGTGGTGACGGCGGCCTCGTTCAATGCGAACGCTTCGCAACCGGCCGCGACGGTGATCGGCACGGTGACCGCGACTCCGGCCTCGGGCCGTAGCATTGCGAGCTGGTCGATCCAATCCGGCAACACGAGCAGCGTGTTCGCGATCAACTCGAGCGGCCAGATGAGCCTGGCGGCACCGGGATCGCTGACGGTTCCGGGTACGGCCTACACCCTGGTGGTCCGTGCGACGGACAACCTCGGAGCGGCGTCCGATGGCACGGTGACGGTGACCGTGCAGCCGGGCAATGGCACGTGGACGAACCTCTCCGGCGGCTCGTGGTCGACCACGGGGAACTGGAGCGGCGGCCTCGTCGCGACGGGTGTGGGCGGCACGGCGGACTTCAGTACGCTGAACATCACCGCCGATGCGACCGTGACCCTTGATGGCGCACGCACGATCGGAAACCTGGTGTTCAACGACACGACGGCGAGCCACAACTGGGTGCTAAACACCGGATCGGGCGGGCCTCTCACGCTCGATGTGACCAGCGGCACTCCGACGATCACGGTGACCAACCAGACGGCCACCCTGGGCGTGGCGCTGGCGGGCTCGGAAGGATGGGCGAAGGTGGGAGCGGGCAAGCTCACGCTCACCGGCACCAACACGGTGACCGGCGGCGTGAACCTGAACGGCTCCGGCCTGGTTACGCTCGGCGGCACCAACGCGGCGAACACCTGGACCGTGACGAACGGGCAGTACACCGCGGGCGTGCTGCTCAACAGCAACAGCACCCTCGCTTCGGGATCGACACTCAACACCTCCTCCAACACCAGTTTCCCCGTGGGACTCGGCGTGGCGAACGGGGTGACGGCGGGTGGTGGTTCGACCATCAACTTCAACGGCGCGAGCGGCCGGGCGGTGTATAACCTCGGCACCAGTTCGGTGCTGGCGGCGAACACGGTCAACACCGGCACCAACCCGTTGCAGATCGTGGTTGGAAGCGGATCGCAGATCACCGGGAACATCGATCTCGGTGGGGGGCAGTTGAACATCCGCAACGACTTCACGCCCATCACCGGAGTGACGAAGAACAACACCGGGGTGTTCACCATCTCCGGGAACATCAGCGGCACCAACGCGTCCGGCATCAACACGCCGAACACGTTCACCGGCACCTACGTGCTGAGCGGTGCCAATGACTTCACCGGCACCACCGCGGTCTCGGGTTACACGCTGTCGTTCAACTCCGTGAAGAACGTCGGCGGCGGCGCGAGCGCGCTCGGCGCCCCCACCACGGTGGCGGCGGGTACGATCGCGATCGGCAGCTCCACGACGGGTGGCACGATCGTTTACACCGGAACGGGCCACACCTCGGACCGGGTGATCAATCTCGCGGGCACCACCGGTGGGGCGATTGTCGATCAATCCGGCACCGGCCTGCTGAAGTTCAGCGGCGGCGTGACGGCCACCGGCGCGGGCGTGAAGACGCTCACGCTGCGTGGTTCGACCGCGGGGACGGGTGAGATCGGCGGCACGATCGCGGACAGCACCAGTGCGACGGCCGTGACGAAGAGCGGCACCGGCGCATGGACGCTTTCCGGGGCGAACACCTACACGGGTGCGACCACCGTTTCGGCGGGCACCTTGTTCGTGACGGGCAGCGTGGCGGGCAGCACCTCGGTAGCCAGCGGGGCAACCCTCGGTGGCACGGGCACACTGAACGGCGCGGTTTCGGTGGCTTCCGGTGGTACGCTTGCACCGGGTGTCGGAACCACGGGCACGCTGACCGTGAACAACACGCTGTCGCTCGCGGGCGGCACCCTGATGGAAGTCTCGAAATCGGGCGCGACGCTGGCCAACGACAAAGTGACGGGCGTGAGCACGCTCACCTGCGGCGGCACGCTGACGGTGACGAACGTGGGGCCGGACGCGCTGGCGGCGGGCAACACGTTCCAGCTCTTCAGCGCCACCACGTATTCGGGAACGTTCACCACGGTGACGCTGCCGACCTTGACCGGTGGCCTGCTGTGGAACACCTCGAAGCTGTATGTCACCGGCACGATCTCGGTGAACACACCGCCGACCTTCACCAGCGATCCGATCAATGGTGGCAGCGTCGCGCAATCGGACGCCTACACCGGCACGCTCGCCACGGTGGCGAACGATCCGGACGCGGGCGACACGCTGACATTCACGAAAGTCAGCGGTCCGGGCTGGCTCAGCGTGGCGTCGAACGGCGCGCTCAGCGGCACGCCCGCGAGCGGGGACGTGGGCTCCAACGCCTTCTCGGTGAAGGTCTCGGACGCGCTCGGAACCTATGCGACGGCGACGTTGAACATCACGGTGACTTCGCTGCTGCCGGGCTACACCGCGGCGGACATTGGAACCACCGGCATCACCGGTAGCAGCAGTTACTCCGGCGGCGTCCACACCATCTCGGGTGGCGGCGCGGACATCTGGGGCACGGCGGATGCCTTCCAGTTCGCCTACCAGTCCTACACCGGGGACTTCGACATCCGCGCGCGGGTGGCCTCGCAGACCGCGACACACACGTCGTGCAAGGCGGGGGTGATGATCCGTGACAGCCTCGCGGCGAATGCGGTCAACGCGATGATGGAGATCACGCCGTCCAACGACGCGATCTTCCAATACCGCTCGTCGACCGGGGGCAGCAGTTCGTCGGTGCATGGACCGGCCACGAACACGGCACCGAACAACTGGGTGCGCCTGGTGCGAATCGGCTCGTCGTTCACGGCCTTCTATTCCACGGATGGCACGGCCTGGACGCCGGTTGGAACGACGACGTTGACGATGGGCAGCACGGTTTACACCGGGCTGGCGGTGAGCAGCCATGTGAGTGGCACGCTCAGCACCGCGACCTTCGACAACTACGCGACGACGGCGGTGGATCTGCCGAGCCCGTGGGTGACCGCGGACATCGGGACGACGGGCCTGACCGGCAGCGCGTTCCGGTTGAACGGCGTGTTCCAGAACACCGGCGCGGGTGTGACCGGCGGCACGGCGGACGGGCTGCGCTTCACCTATCAAGCGCTCACCGCGGACGGCGACATCACGGTGCGGATGCCGGCGTTCACGAACAGCGGCAGTTCCTCGCGCCTCGGCGTGATGATCCGCGATACGCTGTCCGCGAACTCGCCGCACATGTTCCTGGGAACGGATGCCTCGGGCGCGTTCACGTGGAGCTACCGGACGACCTCCGGCGGATCGACCACGACGGCGAACAGCGGCACGGCGACGGCCCCGAACGTGTGGGTGCGGTTGTCGCGGAGCGGCAGCACCATCACCGCGCATTCGAGCACGGATGGCAGCACGTGGACCAATGTCGGCTCGGTGAGCATCACCATGTCCACCAATTGCTACATCGGCCTCGCCACCGGTAGCGGCACGACCACCACGTTGACGACGTCCTCGTTCGACAACGTGACGGTGAATCCGTGA